In the Duncaniella freteri genome, one interval contains:
- a CDS encoding LytR/AlgR family response regulator transcription factor, whose amino-acid sequence MLLKTLIIDDEPIALEKLRSYVGKVPTLELVGACGNGFEAIDFLSQVDVDLIITDINMPDLNGLDFIKTLSKPPMVIFTTAYSQYAVDSYKVSAIDYLLKPYGFVDFNKAVNKAIEVYSSRCHQHMESVSVDTSDSIFIKVDYRYVRVALADIRFIKGYGEYLQIYISGKTSPLVTLSSFASIRGLLTDDFLQVHRSYIVNMNQVEQIERNRVVMDHDNFIPVGDSYKTMFQEYLMSHSIGKGRK is encoded by the coding sequence ATGCTGTTGAAGACTCTTATAATTGATGATGAGCCCATAGCTCTGGAAAAATTACGAAGTTATGTTGGAAAAGTTCCGACACTTGAACTTGTCGGTGCATGTGGCAATGGTTTTGAGGCTATAGATTTTCTTTCCCAGGTGGATGTTGATCTGATAATCACTGACATCAACATGCCCGACCTGAATGGTCTTGATTTTATTAAGACTCTCTCAAAGCCTCCGATGGTCATATTTACCACAGCTTATTCGCAATATGCAGTGGATAGTTACAAGGTTTCTGCAATTGATTATCTGCTGAAGCCTTATGGGTTTGTCGATTTCAATAAAGCTGTAAATAAAGCAATTGAAGTGTATTCTTCCAGATGCCATCAACACATGGAATCAGTCTCGGTTGACACAAGTGATTCGATATTCATAAAAGTTGATTACCGATATGTACGTGTCGCCTTGGCCGATATCCGTTTCATAAAAGGTTATGGGGAATACCTACAGATTTATATATCTGGAAAGACTTCTCCTTTGGTTACATTAAGTTCTTTTGCATCAATAAGAGGGCTTCTGACAGATGACTTTCTACAGGTGCACCGGTCATATATTGTGAATATGAATCAGGTAGAGCAGATAGAGCGTAATCGGGTAGTGATGGACCATGATAATTTTATCCCTGTAGGAGACAGTTATAAGACCATGTTCCAAGAATATCTTATGTCTCACTCGATAGGTAAGGGTCGCAAGTAG
- a CDS encoding TolC family protein, protein MRKHVLSTLLALLPLTALSQTWTYSDCVEYAREHNISLQKSKLNELSSEYSLEESKAQWHPTLDFATSHGFSNYPWADGNKNSYNSSYGLNAGWTVWDGGKRENTIKQSKLRTEIDRLNTGGLLRTIETDLLQIYTNILYAKEAIGIYEEAVKVSKAQTDRALQLVEACKMSKVDYAQLKSQYEQDKYSLVNAQGTYDSRRMELKQLLELGIDAEIDLADVEWDNEQILAQLPPISDTYELAVATDLKIRGLEIEKSSSELDIAVAKAGRLPKISLNAGVGTGYYAPGSSFGTAVKKGWNESIGLTLSIPILDNKKTKTAIAQARVAQIDARLNIDQRQTELAQIVENWYIDTRSAQSRYSAAEAQFESARLSDELTNERFNLGYVNPVELMISHNSYVEAQHSLLQAKYMAILGQKMIEFYRNATVSFP, encoded by the coding sequence ATGAGGAAACACGTCTTATCAACTCTGTTGGCATTATTGCCGTTGACAGCCTTGTCTCAGACATGGACATATTCGGATTGTGTGGAATATGCCCGAGAGCATAACATATCACTTCAGAAGTCAAAACTGAATGAGCTTTCTTCGGAATATAGCCTTGAAGAATCAAAAGCCCAATGGCATCCGACTTTGGATTTTGCGACCTCTCACGGTTTTTCAAATTATCCTTGGGCGGATGGTAATAAAAATTCCTATAACAGCTCGTATGGTCTGAATGCGGGATGGACTGTGTGGGATGGTGGAAAGCGGGAGAATACGATAAAGCAAAGCAAGCTGCGTACTGAAATCGACCGATTGAATACCGGGGGACTGCTAAGGACTATCGAAACAGACCTTCTACAGATTTATACTAACATTCTGTATGCAAAGGAGGCAATAGGAATATACGAGGAGGCTGTGAAAGTGAGCAAGGCACAGACAGATCGAGCCTTGCAACTGGTAGAAGCCTGTAAAATGTCGAAAGTCGACTATGCCCAGCTTAAATCGCAATATGAACAGGACAAGTATTCACTTGTAAATGCACAAGGCACCTATGACTCCAGGCGAATGGAACTGAAGCAGCTTCTTGAACTCGGCATAGATGCCGAGATCGATCTTGCAGACGTGGAGTGGGATAACGAACAGATTTTGGCTCAGTTGCCACCTATATCAGATACATATGAACTTGCAGTTGCCACCGACCTGAAAATAAGAGGACTTGAAATAGAAAAGTCTTCCTCGGAGCTTGATATCGCAGTAGCAAAGGCCGGGCGTCTTCCTAAGATATCACTGAATGCAGGAGTGGGGACAGGATATTATGCGCCAGGATCATCATTTGGTACAGCCGTAAAGAAAGGTTGGAACGAATCAATCGGGCTTACCCTGTCTATTCCGATTCTTGATAATAAAAAGACAAAGACAGCAATAGCGCAAGCTCGTGTGGCTCAGATTGATGCCCGGCTCAATATAGACCAACGGCAGACCGAACTCGCTCAGATTGTCGAGAACTGGTATATAGACACTCGTTCGGCTCAGTCCCGATATTCAGCAGCAGAAGCCCAATTCGAGTCTGCCAGGCTGAGTGACGAATTGACCAATGAACGGTTTAATCTGGGATATGTCAACCCTGTAGAGCTTATGATATCACATAATTCATATGTCGAGGCTCAGCATTCCTTACTACAGGCGAAATATATGGCTATCCTTGGTCAGAAAATGATAGAATTCTATCGAAATGCCACTGTATCATTTCCTTGA
- a CDS encoding NVEALA domain-containing protein: MKRKMIFAAIAAIATVSGIAGFNIQNQESKLNALTLANVEALSNDESGDSSSSGSSHMPCCPSPTYTGSWNSMVLDCSGCTYRPMYSGSTSSSC; encoded by the coding sequence ATGAAAAGAAAAATGATTTTCGCGGCTATCGCCGCAATTGCTACAGTAAGTGGCATCGCAGGATTCAACATTCAAAATCAAGAATCCAAGCTAAATGCTTTGACTCTTGCGAATGTTGAGGCATTGTCAAATGACGAGTCTGGGGATTCTAGCTCATCGGGAAGTTCTCATATGCCATGTTGCCCCTCTCCTACATATACAGGAAGTTGGAATAGTATGGTTTTAGATTGTTCCGGTTGCACATATAGGCCTATGTACTCAGGATCGACATCTTCAAGTTGTTAA
- a CDS encoding sensor histidine kinase encodes MWVYQYFDFIHVIESLPRGVRPGHHPHIRPLLPLPLVLDFTYALLVVGCNLAIALMFQRFDDKLEKESLMKANAESQLAYLKNQINPHFYMNMLNNIHGMIEIDPDKAQLMVIDMSQLMRYMLYESSRRMIPLSEEIMFLRNYMSLMRQRFPENKVSVTSEFPADNEIVGITLPPLLFLVFIENAFKHGVSYQEASFVAVSIEVSQQSVRFNCINSNHSRICDDIETTGIGLRNIRQRLSLIYGDKASLELNVSRTTYTVNLTIPAHAVEDSYN; translated from the coding sequence ATGTGGGTGTATCAATATTTTGATTTCATACATGTTATAGAGAGTTTGCCTCGCGGAGTGCGACCTGGTCATCATCCTCACATTCGTCCGTTATTGCCGTTGCCTCTGGTCCTGGATTTTACTTACGCGCTTCTTGTTGTGGGTTGCAATCTGGCTATAGCACTTATGTTTCAGCGGTTTGATGACAAGCTTGAGAAGGAGAGTCTTATGAAAGCCAATGCCGAAAGCCAGCTTGCATATCTTAAGAATCAGATAAATCCCCATTTCTACATGAATATGCTTAACAATATTCATGGTATGATTGAGATTGATCCTGATAAAGCTCAGCTGATGGTTATCGATATGTCTCAGCTCATGAGATATATGTTGTATGAGAGTTCAAGACGTATGATTCCATTATCAGAGGAAATCATGTTTCTTAGGAATTATATGAGTCTGATGAGGCAGCGTTTCCCGGAAAACAAGGTGAGTGTGACTTCAGAATTTCCTGCTGATAATGAGATCGTGGGTATTACATTACCTCCTTTGCTGTTTCTTGTTTTTATAGAGAATGCTTTTAAGCATGGTGTGAGTTATCAGGAGGCATCGTTTGTGGCGGTGAGCATAGAGGTGTCACAGCAATCGGTGCGATTCAACTGTATTAACAGTAATCATTCCAGGATATGCGATGATATAGAGACCACAGGCATCGGATTGAGGAATATACGCCAGCGTCTTTCGCTTATCTATGGCGATAAAGCTTCGCTTGAACTGAATGTATCGAGGACCACATATACAGTAAACTTAACTATCCCTGCCCATGCTGTTGAAGACTCTTATAATTGA
- a CDS encoding cofactor-independent phosphoglycerate mutase: protein MKHLIILGDGMSDHKVARLGGKTLLEYASTPAFDRFASEGRSGMLHTIPSGLHPGSEVANATILGYDLTEVYEGRGPLEAASMGYEMTADDMAMRCNILTLTSDGLIQNHHGGHLTTDEGRDIIKMLDGRLGSDRVKFLPGVQYRHLLVIKGGDKRIVTTPPHDNPGKEWRNLLVRPIDENDTALPGKMSPRETADLINSLILRSQELLAAHPLNKRHEEQGRPVANSIWPWSQGYRPSMLTLQQMYPDVRTGAVITAVDLINGIGHYAGLRSVHVEGATGLVDTNYEGKCLAALEALRTDDFVFLHIEAADEAGHDGDLELKIRAIEYLDRRVVGPIMRELSMWDEPVAVALLPDHPTPVEERVHRAEPVPFTIWHKGIEPDDVLAYSEAACAKGSYGTLHLMEFMHEFMKIK from the coding sequence ATGAAGCATCTCATAATACTCGGCGATGGAATGAGCGACCATAAGGTAGCTCGATTGGGTGGAAAGACTCTGCTCGAATATGCATCCACGCCGGCATTTGACCGCTTTGCTTCAGAAGGTCGGTCAGGGATGCTGCACACGATACCGTCCGGACTTCACCCTGGCAGCGAGGTGGCAAATGCTACGATTCTTGGTTATGACCTCACTGAAGTGTATGAGGGGCGAGGTCCGCTCGAAGCAGCCAGTATGGGATATGAGATGACGGCAGACGATATGGCGATGCGATGTAATATTCTTACGCTCACGTCCGACGGTCTGATACAGAACCATCATGGCGGGCATCTCACCACTGATGAGGGCCGGGATATCATCAAGATGCTTGACGGGAGGTTAGGAAGTGACCGTGTAAAGTTTCTTCCGGGGGTACAGTACCGCCATCTTTTGGTGATAAAAGGTGGTGACAAACGCATTGTGACCACGCCTCCTCACGATAATCCCGGAAAGGAGTGGCGTAATCTCCTCGTGAGACCGATAGATGAAAATGACACCGCATTGCCTGGAAAGATGTCGCCACGCGAGACAGCTGATCTGATTAACTCCTTGATACTCCGATCACAGGAATTGCTTGCCGCGCATCCATTGAACAAACGTCATGAAGAGCAGGGCAGACCTGTTGCCAATTCCATATGGCCTTGGAGCCAGGGATATCGCCCATCGATGCTTACTCTTCAGCAGATGTATCCGGATGTAAGGACAGGTGCGGTAATAACAGCAGTCGACCTGATCAATGGTATAGGTCACTATGCCGGACTGCGTTCTGTGCATGTTGAGGGTGCTACCGGGCTTGTTGACACCAATTATGAGGGGAAATGTCTTGCCGCGTTGGAGGCACTTCGCACTGATGATTTCGTGTTCCTGCATATCGAGGCTGCTGATGAGGCGGGTCACGACGGAGATCTTGAACTGAAGATAAGAGCGATAGAGTATCTTGACCGCCGGGTGGTGGGACCTATTATGAGGGAGCTTTCTATGTGGGATGAGCCGGTGGCAGTGGCTCTGCTTCCTGACCATCCGACTCCGGTTGAGGAACGTGTACATCGTGCCGAGCCTGTACCTTTCACCATATGGCATAAGGGCATAGAGCCTGATGATGTGCTGGCATATTCCGAAGCAGCTTGCGCAAAAGGCTCATATGGGACGTTGCACCTAATGGAGTTTATGCACGAATTTATGAAAATCAAATGA
- a CDS encoding IS5 family transposase has protein sequence MHRINLYQTLLTEGQWSYINEVFFENDCRKRKNSLRSLFEAVLYLLVTGCQWSMLPHDYPKWQLVYYYFRKWSKEGRIEHLLNKLVRKVRKKRNQSESPSVGALDAQSVKWGNRKSDNGFDANKKVKGIKRNIVVDRNGFILARTVCSASVHDSHQAHPLCNAADREWERLEKVLVDRGYRGEIAKDIEKDFAISLEVSNTPNGTKGFIPKPLRWVVERTFSWLDWFRRLSRNYEESTEVAEEMIDLAAIKILLNQI, from the coding sequence ATGCATAGAATCAATCTCTATCAGACACTTTTGACCGAGGGTCAATGGTCTTATATAAACGAAGTATTCTTCGAAAATGATTGTCGCAAACGTAAAAATTCACTACGGAGCCTTTTTGAAGCGGTATTATACCTACTGGTCACAGGATGTCAGTGGAGTATGCTTCCGCACGATTATCCCAAGTGGCAACTGGTGTACTATTACTTCCGAAAGTGGTCCAAAGAAGGTAGAATCGAACATTTGCTCAACAAACTTGTACGAAAGGTGAGAAAGAAACGAAATCAATCAGAAAGTCCCTCTGTAGGAGCATTGGACGCCCAAAGCGTTAAATGGGGCAACCGTAAGAGTGACAATGGATTTGACGCAAACAAGAAGGTCAAGGGCATCAAACGTAACATCGTGGTTGACCGCAATGGCTTTATTCTTGCCCGGACAGTATGCAGTGCATCGGTTCATGATTCCCATCAGGCTCACCCATTGTGTAATGCAGCAGACAGAGAGTGGGAACGGCTTGAAAAGGTTCTTGTTGACCGAGGTTATCGAGGGGAGATTGCTAAAGATATTGAAAAAGATTTTGCAATCAGCCTTGAGGTTTCCAATACTCCAAACGGGACTAAGGGATTCATCCCAAAACCTCTCAGATGGGTGGTCGAGAGAACTTTCTCATGGCTTGACTGGTTCCGTCGCCTTTCACGCAATTATGAAGAATCAACCGAGGTCGCTGAAGAAATGATTGATTTGGCTGCCATAAAAATTTTATTGAATCAAATTTGA
- a CDS encoding IS4 family transposase yields the protein MNQGKFVFSQVIEFIPRYWFDKLVKQYKGDWHVKNLTSYNHLLHLLFGQLTGCDSLRDICLCLEAHSKILYHLGFRNTVNHTSLSRANESRDYRIFEGLGFYLIGLVRPMYSKVQLSEITIDNVIYALDSTTISTSIKLAAWALGKYSKGAVKMHTLLDLRGSIPTNIHITDGKWHDSNELDMLTPEPFAFYVMDKAYVDFKALFRFHQSQAFWVSRPKENMKFTTIEQLAIPDTTPSIIEDSRIRVTGYKSCKLYPEDMRFVRVYDMDNDAIVDFISNNFEVSALEITNLYRHRWDIEVFFKWIKQNIVVKNLWGFSENAVKVHIWTAIIAYLTVARIKANYNSCYSITEVATLIRISALERVDLRWLMTKQDPSTNSDQNVKELSLFDDF from the coding sequence ATGAATCAAGGAAAGTTCGTGTTCTCCCAAGTCATCGAGTTTATACCGCGCTACTGGTTCGATAAGCTGGTAAAGCAATATAAAGGCGATTGGCATGTAAAGAATCTCACCAGTTACAACCACCTCCTTCATCTGCTCTTTGGTCAATTGACAGGGTGTGATTCACTTAGAGACATTTGTCTATGTTTGGAAGCCCACTCGAAAATCCTATATCACCTCGGTTTTCGCAACACAGTGAACCATACATCATTGTCTCGCGCAAACGAAAGCAGGGATTATCGTATTTTTGAGGGACTTGGGTTTTATCTTATCGGATTGGTTAGACCAATGTATTCAAAGGTTCAACTCTCAGAGATAACCATAGACAACGTAATTTATGCGTTGGACTCCACGACCATATCCACAAGCATAAAACTCGCAGCGTGGGCGTTGGGCAAATACAGCAAGGGGGCAGTTAAAATGCATACTTTGCTTGATTTACGAGGAAGTATACCCACCAACATCCATATCACTGATGGTAAATGGCATGACAGTAACGAACTCGACATGCTCACACCGGAACCATTCGCTTTTTATGTAATGGACAAGGCGTATGTTGACTTCAAGGCACTGTTCAGATTCCATCAGTCGCAGGCATTCTGGGTGTCACGCCCAAAAGAGAACATGAAGTTCACAACCATAGAGCAGTTGGCTATCCCCGATACGACCCCAAGTATCATAGAAGACTCTCGGATTCGTGTCACCGGATACAAGTCCTGCAAGCTCTATCCTGAGGATATGAGATTCGTAAGAGTATATGACATGGACAATGATGCCATTGTTGATTTCATATCCAATAACTTTGAAGTCAGCGCATTGGAAATCACCAATCTTTATCGTCACCGTTGGGATATAGAGGTTTTCTTCAAGTGGATTAAGCAGAACATCGTCGTCAAGAATCTTTGGGGATTCTCCGAAAATGCCGTTAAAGTCCACATTTGGACTGCCATCATAGCCTATCTGACGGTAGCAAGAATAAAAGCCAATTATAACAGCTGCTATTCTATTACCGAGGTGGCGACCTTGATCAGAATCTCTGCCTTGGAGCGTGTCGACCTGCGATGGCTTATGACCAAACAAGACCCATCAACCAATTCAGACCAAAATGTCAAAGAACTCTCTTTATTTGATGATTTTTAA
- a CDS encoding efflux RND transporter periplasmic adaptor subunit, with product MMKTTAKILSVTLLSLFASCSHKPDTILETVKAERGELTETVTATGTIESVTQVDVGTQVTGIIDKLYADYNTVVTKGQLIAEIEKTLLQSDLTSAEANVESARLTYEYNLVNYNRDKALHDKQLISDYEFQTSKKELEVSKTAYDKAKADKVRAAKNLNYAEIYSPIDGIVISREVEVGQTVVSNMNVANLYTIADLDNMQVIGNVDEADIGQVKVGQAVTFSVDAYSDELFEGHVTQVRLNPTVESNVVTYEVVVAAPNPDHKLIPGLTANLIIYTMSEDNVLLLPTKAFMFTPQINDDDNLPKPDGDAGKLVLGDGQKCVWVVKDGRLVPTVVTVGASNGLKTVIHEGLSDNDAVASGYSVSAGSQEGERSEGERSPFAPQPPGRNKKK from the coding sequence ATGATGAAGACAACAGCAAAGATCCTGAGTGTGACCTTATTATCATTATTTGCATCATGCAGTCATAAGCCTGACACAATACTTGAGACAGTCAAGGCGGAGCGTGGTGAACTTACGGAGACTGTCACAGCGACAGGCACTATCGAATCTGTCACACAAGTCGATGTAGGAACACAGGTGACGGGTATAATCGACAAATTATATGCCGATTACAATACGGTTGTAACCAAAGGCCAGCTTATTGCTGAAATTGAGAAGACACTTCTTCAAAGTGATTTGACAAGTGCAGAAGCCAATGTCGAATCAGCACGCCTGACGTATGAGTATAATCTTGTCAACTATAATCGCGACAAGGCTCTTCATGATAAACAGCTGATAAGTGACTATGAGTTTCAGACCTCCAAGAAGGAGCTTGAAGTGTCGAAGACTGCATACGACAAGGCGAAAGCCGATAAGGTCCGTGCTGCGAAGAACCTCAATTATGCAGAGATATACTCTCCGATTGATGGTATAGTGATCTCAAGAGAAGTAGAAGTCGGACAGACGGTGGTATCGAACATGAATGTTGCTAATCTATATACAATAGCAGATCTTGACAATATGCAGGTGATAGGCAATGTGGATGAGGCGGATATAGGGCAGGTGAAAGTGGGGCAGGCTGTGACATTCTCGGTGGATGCCTATTCCGATGAATTGTTTGAAGGTCATGTCACTCAAGTAAGACTGAATCCTACGGTTGAAAGCAATGTCGTCACTTACGAGGTGGTGGTGGCGGCTCCCAATCCGGATCATAAGCTTATCCCCGGGCTTACAGCCAATCTCATAATCTATACTATGAGTGAGGACAATGTGTTGTTGCTCCCAACAAAGGCATTTATGTTTACGCCTCAAATCAACGATGATGACAACCTTCCTAAGCCGGATGGAGATGCAGGAAAACTTGTTCTCGGAGATGGTCAGAAGTGTGTATGGGTTGTAAAGGATGGACGACTTGTGCCGACAGTTGTGACTGTCGGGGCGAGCAATGGATTAAAGACTGTAATACACGAAGGTCTCTCTGATAATGATGCAGTGGCTTCAGGCTATTCTGTGTCAGCCGGATCGCAGGAAGGTGAACGTTCGGAAGGTGAACGAAGTCCGTTTGCTCCTCAGCCTCCAGGTAGGAACAAGAAAAAATAA
- the thrC gene encoding threonine synthase, with translation MKYYSTNHNSPDVTLAEAVVKGLAPDRGLYMPERIERLPKEFFDNIGEMSFHEIACRVARAFFGEDIPVDRLDSIVCDTLSFPTPVVKVEPGIYSLELFHGPTLAFKDVGARFMARILQHFIKIGDDRRKVNVLVATSGDTGSAVANGFLGIDGINVHVLYPKGKVSPVQECQFTTLGRNITAIEVDGVFDDCQRLVKSAFLDKELNDRLLLTSANSINVARFLPQAFYYFNAYSQLKKAGAGESIVMCVPSGNFGNITAGLIAHRMGLPVKRFIAANNANNVFFNYLQNGVYEPKASVSTIANAMDVGDPSNFARILDLYGNDHDRITSLISGTTYSDGLISATMADCFDRTGYLLDPHGAVGYRALKQLLLPGEVGVFMETAHPAKFKDTVESMVNTTVEMPARLYAFMRGTRQTIPMTSEFSDFKSYLRVC, from the coding sequence ATGAAATATTACAGCACCAACCATAATTCTCCCGATGTCACATTGGCTGAGGCAGTAGTGAAGGGACTCGCCCCTGACCGTGGACTTTATATGCCGGAAAGGATAGAGAGGCTTCCTAAGGAATTTTTTGACAATATCGGTGAAATGTCATTTCACGAGATTGCCTGTCGAGTGGCACGCGCTTTTTTCGGGGAGGATATTCCTGTTGACCGACTTGATTCGATAGTCTGTGACACACTCTCTTTCCCGACACCTGTGGTCAAGGTTGAGCCGGGTATATATAGTCTTGAACTGTTTCATGGTCCTACTCTCGCATTCAAGGATGTGGGGGCGAGATTTATGGCGCGTATTTTGCAGCATTTCATAAAAATAGGGGATGACCGACGCAAGGTAAATGTTCTTGTGGCAACAAGCGGTGACACAGGTTCGGCTGTAGCCAACGGATTCCTCGGTATTGATGGCATTAACGTCCATGTTCTTTATCCGAAAGGTAAAGTCAGTCCTGTGCAGGAGTGTCAGTTCACCACTCTTGGCAGGAACATTACTGCTATAGAGGTGGATGGTGTGTTTGATGACTGCCAACGTCTTGTCAAGAGCGCGTTTCTCGACAAGGAGTTAAATGACCGACTGCTTCTCACATCAGCCAATTCTATAAATGTGGCCCGGTTTCTGCCTCAGGCATTTTATTATTTCAATGCTTATTCTCAACTGAAGAAAGCTGGGGCAGGGGAGAGCATTGTGATGTGTGTTCCGAGCGGTAATTTCGGAAATATCACAGCCGGGCTTATAGCTCATCGCATGGGACTTCCGGTCAAGCGGTTCATTGCTGCAAATAATGCCAATAATGTGTTTTTCAATTATTTGCAGAATGGAGTGTATGAACCTAAAGCGAGCGTGTCCACTATAGCCAATGCTATGGATGTGGGTGATCCGAGTAATTTTGCACGAATTCTTGATCTTTACGGAAATGATCATGATAGGATAACGTCGTTGATATCCGGCACCACCTATTCTGACGGTTTGATATCCGCGACAATGGCTGACTGTTTCGACCGCACAGGATATCTTCTTGATCCTCATGGGGCGGTAGGCTATCGTGCGCTCAAGCAATTGTTGTTGCCGGGTGAAGTAGGTGTGTTCATGGAGACCGCGCATCCTGCAAAATTTAAGGATACAGTTGAGTCAATGGTGAACACCACAGTAGAGATGCCCGCACGTCTCTATGCATTTATGCGAGGGACCAGGCAAACAATCCCCATGACCAGTGAATTCTCCGATTTCAAATCATATCTTAGAGTGTGTTGA